The Glycine max cultivar Williams 82 chromosome 12, Glycine_max_v4.0, whole genome shotgun sequence genome window below encodes:
- the LOC100780443 gene encoding probable serine/threonine-protein kinase PBL28: protein MRLLWGLRLPLLILIQLLYPNKSTYKLYAEALFTFKGSIGGPQQLGCSIVKYPCQMQWPCLDCYKLKDPGGITAKIDGNNDVPTLTPLQETQVRKPGGTRAAAIVGILVAALVVIVILVTVCICLMRVKRFMRQTSEAASSMPSPTVEMGRVNNTQNVNAFPPHYTLNTRQLTILELEQATRNFSHSNIISEGGFGFVYKGLLQDGSIVAIKRRLFALTQDFVLEVNQIAHIHHTHLVKLIGYYEDSYQQLLVYEYLPNGNVGSHLYDSEGLPIGRLDLWRRISIALGASKGVEHLHSLVPPLVHTNFRTSNVLLDENYTAKVAVYGFCKLQTQVDNAGSSSHVDCFLDPELSFPQNYSEKSDVHSFGVFLLELISGCEAHRKSLSNPDENIVFKAKNSVDLDNFVDITLGEQEKHGARRMMKLALLCVDVTSRRPSMAQIVQELEQIQREIAPVYSQFNEEIGAVTLGSELFQ from the exons ATGCGATTGCTATGGGGGCTAAGGCTGCCCCTACTCATACTGATTCAACTTTTATACCCCAACAAATCAACCTACAAATTATACG CTGAGGCTTTGTTCACTTTCAAGGGTTCTATTGGAGGTCCACAACAATTAGGATGCAGCATTGTGAAATATCCATGTCAAATGCAATGGCCTTGTCTTGACTGCTATAAACTAAAAGATCCAG GTGGAATAACAGCAAAGATAGATGGGAATAACGACGTTCCAACACTTACACCTCTTCAAGAAACTCAAGTTAGAAAACCAGGAGGAACAAGGGCTGCTGCCATAGTTGGTATTCTTGTTGCTGCCTTAGTCGTCATTGTCATTTTGGTGACTGTCTGTATCTGCTTGATGCGTGTTAAAAGATTTATGAGGCAAACATCTGAGGCTGCTTCTTCTATGCCATCTCCCACTG TTGAGATGGGAAGAGTCAACAACACTCAGAATGTTAATGCTTTCCCTCCACATTATACGCTGAACACAAGACAGTTAACAATTTTGGAACTAGAACAAGCTACACGAAATTTCAGTCATAGTAATATTATTAGTGAAGGTGGATTTGGTTTTGTATACAAGGGCTTGCTTCAAGATGGATCCATTGTGGCTATAAAAAGGCGTCTATTTGCTCTGACACAGGATTTCGTCCTTGAg GTGAATCAGATAGCTCATATTCACCACACCCATCTTGTGAAGCTCATAGGCTATTACGAAGATAGCTATCAACAATTACTTGTATATGAATATCTCCCTAACGGCAATGTAGGGAGTCACTTATATG ACAGTGAAGGTTTACCTATTGGAAGGTTAGACTTGTGGCGAAGGATATCTATTGCTTTAGGCGCGtccaaag GTGTGGAACATCTTCATAGTTTGGTCCCTCCTTTGGTTCACACAAATTTTAGAACTAGCAATGTTCTGTTAGATGAAAATTACACGGCCAAGGTTGCTGTTTATGGATTCTGCAAATTGCAAACACAAGTTGATAATGCTGGCTCATCTTCACATGTAGACTGCTTTCTAGACCCAGA GTTGAGCTTTCCACAAAACTATTCGGAGAAGAGTGATGTACACAGTTTCGGGGTCTTCTTACTAGAGTTGATTAGTGGTTGTGAAGCACACCGCAAAAGCTTGTCAAACCCAGATGAAAACATAGTGTTTAAG GCAAAAAATAGCGTTGACTTGGACAACTTTGTTGACATAACGCTGGGAGAGCAAGAAAAGCATGGTGCTAGACGAATGATGAAATTGGCATTGCTATGTGTGGATGTGACTAGTAGAAGACCATCAATGGCGCAAATTGTGCAAGAGTTGGAGCAGATTCAAAGAGAAATTGCTCCAGTGTATTCTCAATTCAACGAGGAGATTGGTGCCGTGACTCTAGGGAGTGAGCTCTTTCAGTAA
- the PDIL-2 gene encoding protein disulfide isomerase-like protein precursor, translating to MRILVVLSLATLLLFSSLFLTLCDDLTDDEDLGFLDEPSAAPEHGHYHDDDANFGDFEEDPEAYKQPEVDEKDVVILKEKNFTDTVKSNRFVMVEFYAPWCGHCQALAPEYAAAATELKGEDVILAKVDATEENELAQQYDVQGFPTVYFFVDGIHKPYNGQRTKDAIMTWIKKKIGPGIYNLTTVEDAQRILTNETKVVLGFLNSLVGPESEELAAASRLEDDVNFYQTVDPDVAKLFHIDPDVKRPALILVKKEEEKLNHFDGKFEKSEIADFVFSNKLPLVTIFTRESAPSVFENPIKKQLLLFATSNDSEKLIPAFKEAAKSFKGKLIFVYVEMDNEDVGKPVSEYFGISGNAPKVLGYTGNDDGKKFVLDGEVTADKIKAFGDDFLEDKLKPFYKSDPVPESNDGDVKIVVGNNFDEIVLDESKDVLLEIYAPWCGHCQALEPIYDKLAKHLRNIESLVIAKMDGTTNEHPRAKPDGFPTLLFFPAGNKSFDPITVDTDRTVVAFYKFLKKHASIPFKLQKPTSTSDAKGSSDAKESQSSDVKDEL from the exons ATGCGAATCCTCGTTGTGCTCTCTCTCGCcaccctcctcctcttctcctccctctttctcaccctctgcGACGACCTCACCGACGACGAGGACCTCGGCTTCCTCGACGAGCCCTCCGCCGCGCCGGAGCACGGCCACTACCACGACGATGACGCCAATTTCGGCGACTTCGAGGAGGACCCGGAGGCGTACAAGCAGCCCGAGGTGGACGAGAAGGACGTCGTCATTTTGAAGGAGAAGAACTTCACCGACACCGTCAAGAGCAACCGCTTCGTAATGGTCGAGTTCTACGCGCCCTGGTGCGGCCACTGCCAGGCCCTCGCCCCCGAATACGCCGCCGCCGCAACGGAGCTCAAGGGCGAAGACGTAATTTTGGCGAAAGTGGATGCCACGGAAGAGAATGAATTGGCGCAGCAGTATGATGTTCAGGGTTTCCCTACTGTCTACTTCTTCGTTGATGGCATTCACAAGCCTTATAATGGCCAAAGGACCAa AGATGCTATAATGACGTGGATTAAGAAAAAGATCGGACCTGGTATATACAACTTGACTACAGTGGAGGATGCTCAACGCATCTTGACCAACGAAACTAAAGTTGTTTTGGGCTTCCTCAACTCTTTAGTT GGTCCTGAGAGTGAGGAGCTTGCTGCTGCTTCAAGACTTGAGGATGATGTCAATTTTTATCAAACTGTGGATCCTGATGTGGCAAAGCTTTTCCATATTGACCCAGATGTTAAGCGCCCAGCTTTGATCCTCGTCAAGAAAGAGGAGGAAAAACTTAACCactttg ATGGCAAATTTGAGAAGTCGGAAATAGCAGACTTTGTCTTCTCCAACAAGCTTCCTTTGGTAACAATTTTTACAAGAGAAAGTGCCCCATCAGTCTTCGAAAATCCAATCAAGAAACAG TTGTTGCTGTTTGCAACTTCAAATGATTCAGAGAAGTTGATCCCTGCATTTAAAGAAGCTGCAAAATCTTTCAAGGGAAAG TTGATCTTTGTATATGTGGAAATGGATAACGAAGATGTTGGAAAGCCTGTTTCAGAATACTTTGGTATCAGTGGGAATGCTCCAAAA GTACTTGGGTACACTGGGAATGATGATGGAAAAAAATTTGTGCTTGATGGAGAGGTGACTGCTGACAAAATTAAG GCATTTGGGGACGATTTCCTTGAAGACAAGCTAAAACCTTTTTACAAGTCAGATCCAGTTCCTGAAAGT AATGATGGTGATGTGAAAATAGTAGTTGGGAATAATTTTGATGAAATTGTCTTGGATGAGTCAAAGGATGTTCTCCTCGAG ATTTATGCTCCCTGGTGTGGCCATTGCCAAGCACTGGAGCCAATATACGACAAGCTTGCAAAACATCTTCGTAATATTGAGTCTCTTGTAATAGCCAAGATGGATGGAACAACAAATGAGCATCCCAGGGCTAAG CCTGATGGATTTCCCACTCTCCTCTTCTTCCCGGCAGGAAACAAGAGTTTTGACCCT ATTACTGTTGATACAGATCGTACAGTGGTAGCCTTCTACAAGTTCCTCAAGAAACATGCATCAATCCCATTCAAGCTCCAGAAACCAACCTCAACTTCTGATGCCAAGGGGAGCTCTGATGCCAAAGAGAGCCAGAGTAGTGATGTGAAGGATGAATTATGA
- the PDIL-2 gene encoding protein disulfide isomerase-like protein isoform X1 gives MRILVVLSLATLLLFSSLFLTLCDDLTDDEDLGFLDEPSAAPEHGHYHDDDANFGDFEEDPEAYKQPEVDEKDVVILKEKNFTDTVKSNRFVMVEFYAPWCGHCQALAPEYAAAATELKGEDVILAKVDATEENELAQQYDVQGFPTVYFFVDGIHKPYNGQRTKDAIMTWIKKKIGPGIYNLTTVEDAQRILTNETKVVLGFLNSLVGPESEELAAASRLEDDVNFYQTVDPDVAKLFHIDPDVKRPALILVKKEEEKLNHFGLFFIFSFLIFVSLCQVFSFLVDLMYFHSVSADGKFEKSEIADFVFSNKLPLVTIFTRESAPSVFENPIKKQLLLFATSNDSEKLIPAFKEAAKSFKGKLIFVYVEMDNEDVGKPVSEYFGISGNAPKVLGYTGNDDGKKFVLDGEVTADKIKAFGDDFLEDKLKPFYKSDPVPESNDGDVKIVVGNNFDEIVLDESKDVLLEIYAPWCGHCQALEPIYDKLAKHLRNIESLVIAKMDGTTNEHPRAKPDGFPTLLFFPAGNKSFDPITVDTDRTVVAFYKFLKKHASIPFKLQKPTSTSDAKGSSDAKESQSSDVKDEL, from the exons ATGCGAATCCTCGTTGTGCTCTCTCTCGCcaccctcctcctcttctcctccctctttctcaccctctgcGACGACCTCACCGACGACGAGGACCTCGGCTTCCTCGACGAGCCCTCCGCCGCGCCGGAGCACGGCCACTACCACGACGATGACGCCAATTTCGGCGACTTCGAGGAGGACCCGGAGGCGTACAAGCAGCCCGAGGTGGACGAGAAGGACGTCGTCATTTTGAAGGAGAAGAACTTCACCGACACCGTCAAGAGCAACCGCTTCGTAATGGTCGAGTTCTACGCGCCCTGGTGCGGCCACTGCCAGGCCCTCGCCCCCGAATACGCCGCCGCCGCAACGGAGCTCAAGGGCGAAGACGTAATTTTGGCGAAAGTGGATGCCACGGAAGAGAATGAATTGGCGCAGCAGTATGATGTTCAGGGTTTCCCTACTGTCTACTTCTTCGTTGATGGCATTCACAAGCCTTATAATGGCCAAAGGACCAa AGATGCTATAATGACGTGGATTAAGAAAAAGATCGGACCTGGTATATACAACTTGACTACAGTGGAGGATGCTCAACGCATCTTGACCAACGAAACTAAAGTTGTTTTGGGCTTCCTCAACTCTTTAGTT GGTCCTGAGAGTGAGGAGCTTGCTGCTGCTTCAAGACTTGAGGATGATGTCAATTTTTATCAAACTGTGGATCCTGATGTGGCAAAGCTTTTCCATATTGACCCAGATGTTAAGCGCCCAGCTTTGATCCTCGTCAAGAAAGAGGAGGAAAAACTTAACCactttggtttgttttttattttctcattcttaatcttTGTTTCCCTTTGCCAGGTTTTTTCCTTCCTTGTAGACTTGATGTATTTTCACTCTGTCTCTGCAGATGGCAAATTTGAGAAGTCGGAAATAGCAGACTTTGTCTTCTCCAACAAGCTTCCTTTGGTAACAATTTTTACAAGAGAAAGTGCCCCATCAGTCTTCGAAAATCCAATCAAGAAACAG TTGTTGCTGTTTGCAACTTCAAATGATTCAGAGAAGTTGATCCCTGCATTTAAAGAAGCTGCAAAATCTTTCAAGGGAAAG TTGATCTTTGTATATGTGGAAATGGATAACGAAGATGTTGGAAAGCCTGTTTCAGAATACTTTGGTATCAGTGGGAATGCTCCAAAA GTACTTGGGTACACTGGGAATGATGATGGAAAAAAATTTGTGCTTGATGGAGAGGTGACTGCTGACAAAATTAAG GCATTTGGGGACGATTTCCTTGAAGACAAGCTAAAACCTTTTTACAAGTCAGATCCAGTTCCTGAAAGT AATGATGGTGATGTGAAAATAGTAGTTGGGAATAATTTTGATGAAATTGTCTTGGATGAGTCAAAGGATGTTCTCCTCGAG ATTTATGCTCCCTGGTGTGGCCATTGCCAAGCACTGGAGCCAATATACGACAAGCTTGCAAAACATCTTCGTAATATTGAGTCTCTTGTAATAGCCAAGATGGATGGAACAACAAATGAGCATCCCAGGGCTAAG CCTGATGGATTTCCCACTCTCCTCTTCTTCCCGGCAGGAAACAAGAGTTTTGACCCT ATTACTGTTGATACAGATCGTACAGTGGTAGCCTTCTACAAGTTCCTCAAGAAACATGCATCAATCCCATTCAAGCTCCAGAAACCAACCTCAACTTCTGATGCCAAGGGGAGCTCTGATGCCAAAGAGAGCCAGAGTAGTGATGTGAAGGATGAATTATGA
- the LOC102664993 gene encoding cyclin-dependent kinase inhibitor 1C: MSSARLFLLSLLFLSLSLHLALSAPSPSPSPSYSVHAPNASPASLPLGSSPPFRSPVASPAHSPGSSPAPSPADGNHIDVYEDDRAENSSSRGGLSGSKKAGLAIGVIVAASVIVLAGMVYKKRKQNIRRSQYAYAVRREFL, from the coding sequence ATGTCAAGTGCAAGATTattccttctttctcttctcttcctctctcttTCACTGCACCTCGCTCTCTCCGCACCATCTCCGTCACCGTCTCCGTCATATTCCGTCCATGCTCCGAATGCTTCCCCCGCCAGCTTACCTCTAGGTTCATCACCGCCTTTTCGGAGTCCCGTCGCCTCTCCGGCGCATTCACCGGGATCCTCTCCGGCGCCTTCTCCGGCGGACGGCAACCACATCGACGTGTACGAGGATGACAGAGCAGAGAATTCATCATCGAGAGGAGGATTGAGCGGGAGCAAGAAGGCAGGGTTAGCGATCGGAGTAATCGTGGCGGCGAGCGTGATCGTGTTGGCAGGGATGGTGTACAAGAAGCGGAAGCAGAATATACGGCGCTCTCAGTATGCATACGCCGTAAGGAGAGAATTTCTCTAA